The genomic window tgcttgggccctgcaccccatgggagaccaggaaaagcacctggctcctggctcctgccatcggatcagctcggtatgccggccgcagcgcgctggccgcggcggccattggagggtgaaccaatggcaaaggaagacctttctctctgtctctctctctcactgtccactctgcctgtcaaaaaaaaaaaaaagttagatcaTGATGCTAACTAAATATGTGACtactgttttctttaaattacaGAGATGAAAAAGCTCGTGGAAAAATTCTTAGGTTGATATAtgattctttttaagtttttagaaTGTGAGGGTAGGCTATGTCTTCAGTTCTGTGCTTCTCTGtttatataaaattgaaattgattatttaattatttaattattaggctttaaatttttgtaacaaatttaatattttgaagaaaaatgggtTTCCTTAGTTGTACCAAAAACAGCAGATAATCAGTAAAATTTTAACAATGTCTTGATTTTTCACAAATCTATTGTTATTGTTCTTCCTTAGGCTGACATGATACAAGATGTCCGCTATGAATTTAAGTACTCTTAATTGTGTGGCTACTTAGAAACATGAAGACTGAAGCATTTTAGTCTAAATCAACAAAATGTCTTTCTGAAAGCAAAGACCTGGATAACTGTCTCCTGGATTTGCTTGTTTTTAACCCCATAAATGATGGGGTTGAGAGTGGGTGGCACCACCACATACAGATTAGCAAGGAGGATATGTACATGGAGCGGTATGTTGCGGCCCCCAAATCGGTGAGCAAAGAAGGAGAAGAATGCTGGTGTATAGAACAGAAGGATGACACAGACATGGGAGACACAAGTACTCAAAGCCTTGAGTCGAGCTTCAAGGGAAGGAATTCTAAACACAGCACAAAGTATAAGTGCATAGGAGACGATGATAAGCACCACATCCAGACATGTAGAAAATAGGGCTGCAATTACCCCATAGTAAATGTTGACTTTAATGCTATCACAGGCCAGCCTGGCAATGCCCATATGTTCACAATATGAGTGACAAATAATGTTCTTGCCACAGTAAGTAAGACGATAAACCAGAAAAACCAAGGGGAAACAGATGAGGAAGCTTCTACTCACAGAGGCAATACCCATTTTTCCAATGACTGAGTGAGTTAGAATAGCAGTGTATCTTAATGGATAGCAGATGGCTACATAACGATCAAATGCCATGGCCAGCAATATGGCAGACTCTGCCACAAAGATGAAGTGAAGGAAGAACATCTGAGATACACAGCTACCAAAAGAAATACCTCCAGCTTGGAACCAGAAGATTGCTAGCATCTTTGGAGTGGTGACTGTGGAGAGAAAGATATCTGCCACGGCCAACATGGATAGGAAAAAGTACATGGGTTCATGAAGCCTGCGCTCAGTGAGGATTAGGAACAACAGCAGGGCGTTGCCTACAATGGCAACTATATACATGGAACAGATAGGGATGGAGACCCACACATGTGCATCTTCCAGCCCTGGGATCCCTATCATGGTGTACCAGATGTCTCTAAGATTGGTGTGATTAGAGGAGGTTGTCATCTTCTATTTTGACTTCTGATAGTGGATACtggaatggagaaagaaaataataatgagaATTCAAGATTCTTTTCTCAGGTTGAATGTAAATATTGGCATTTTATTGAAGTTAATTGCCTTGGGAAATTGGTGGTGCTCACTTATGTTTCAAAGAGGATAAACCAGATACACTTCATTAACATCAAAGTTAACAATAGTTTTGTGATGCCAATGCTACAAGGAAGAAAATGATCAAAATGCCAGCTTTATTTTGTCAGAGATTTTTCAATGAATAATATAtgtgttttttggtttgttttccagttatattcctatttatttcctagttatgtattttgtattttttaaggatCTCACTTGTTTGAGAGtggagtcacagacagtgagagggagagacagagagaaagatcttccatctgctggttcactccccaaa from Oryctolagus cuniculus chromosome 1, mOryCun1.1, whole genome shotgun sequence includes these protein-coding regions:
- the OLR110 gene encoding olfactory receptor Olr110 (The RefSeq protein has 2 substitutions compared to this genomic sequence), whose translation is MTTSSNHTNLRDIWYTMIGIPGLEDAHVWVSIPICSMYIVAIVGNTLLLFLILTERRLHEPMYFFLSMLAVADIFLSTVTTPKMLAIFWFQAGGISFGSCVSQMFFLHFIFVAESAILLAMAFDRYVAICYPLRYTAILTHSVIGKMGIASVSRSFLICFPLVFLVYRLTYCGKNIICHSYCEHMGIARLACDSIKVNIYYGVIAALFSTCLDVVLIIVSYALILCAVFRIPSLEARLKALSTCVSHVCVILLFYTPAFFSFFAHRFGGRNIPLHVHILLANLYVVVPPTLNPIIYGVKNKQIQEIVIQVFAFRKTFC